ACCAGATGCTAACTTTACAAAAGAACAACTTTGGAGAGCTTTAGCTGCAAAAGTTGATGTAGATGGAAAATTAGTTGAAAATCCATATAAAAAATGGAGTGATATCGATGCTAGTCTTCCAAATAAGAAAATTGAGGTTTTAGTTGCACCACCTACTTCAGGCACAAGAGATGCTTGGAACTCCCTGGTTATGGTTAAAGGTTGTTCAAAAGAGGCTAAATCTTTATTTGGTGATAAAGCAAAAAAAGAATGTGCTAAAATCAGAGAAGACGGTTATGCAGTAGAAGCTGGTGAAAATGATACTTTAATAGTTCAAAAATTGACTTCAAATCCTGATGCTTATGGTTTCTTTGGTTATAGTTATCTAGTTGCAAACAAAGACAAAGTTAAAGCTGCTTCAATTGAAGGTGTTCAACCATCTCTAGAAGGTATCCAAGATTATTCATACCCGATTGCTAGACCATTGTTCTTTTACGTAAAAAAAGCTCATATTGGTGTAGTACCAGGTATCCAAGAATACCTTAAAGAATTTACATCAAAAAAAGCTATGAGTAACAGAGGTTATCTAGCTAAAATTGGTTTAGTTCCATTGGCTTCTGATAAATACGAAGTAACTAGAACTGCCGCGATTGATTTAAATATAATTAATATTAAGTAAAAATTAAATTTATCCACAAAAAAAGGCCAGTATTTTACTGGCCTTTTTTTTTATTCAATTATTAAGTTAAATTGTAACAAAACTGTAACATTACACAGTTATCAGAAGCATAATGAATTCTGTTCTAATTTTCTTAATCATAATATTTTCATTATCATTATTTTTTTATGGAAAATCTAAAAGTAAGACTATTTCAATAAATAATAATATTAAATTAAATGCACTTCCAAAATTTTATGGTTA
The DNA window shown above is from alpha proteobacterium HIMB5 and carries:
- a CDS encoding phosphate ABC transporter substrate-binding protein, PhoT family (TIGRFAM: phosphate binding protein), yielding MNKLTSIILSCLLVLSFTSISHSRDQIKIVGSSTVYPYATVVAEKFGKGGKFKTPVIESTGTGGGMKLFCAGVGVNHPDVTNASRAIKPKEKALCEKNGVSEIIEIVVGNDGISFAHAVNSPDANFTKEQLWRALAAKVDVDGKLVENPYKKWSDIDASLPNKKIEVLVAPPTSGTRDAWNSLVMVKGCSKEAKSLFGDKAKKECAKIREDGYAVEAGENDTLIVQKLTSNPDAYGFFGYSYLVANKDKVKAASIEGVQPSLEGIQDYSYPIARPLFFYVKKAHIGVVPGIQEYLKEFTSKKAMSNRGYLAKIGLVPLASDKYEVTRTAAIDLNIINIK